From a single Anomaloglossus baeobatrachus isolate aAnoBae1 chromosome 4, aAnoBae1.hap1, whole genome shotgun sequence genomic region:
- the ARL1 gene encoding ADP-ribosylation factor-like protein 1: MGGFFSSIFSSLFGTREMRILILGLDGAGKTTILYRLQVGEVVTTIPTIGFNVETVTYKNLKFQVWDLGGQTSIRPYWRCYYSNTDAVIYVVDSCDRDRIGISKSELVAMLEEEELKKAILVVFANKQDMEQAMTPTEVANSLGLPALKDRKWQIFKTSATKGTGLDEAMEWLVESLKSRQ, encoded by the exons gGGGTTTCttttccagcatcttctccagcttGTTTGGAACCAGAGAGATGAGGATCTTGATTCTGGGTTTAGATGGAGCTGGAAAGACTACAATACTTTACCGATTACAAGTGGGAGAAGTCGTCACCACTATTCCCA CCATCGGTTTTAATGTTGAGACAGTAACCTACAAGAACCTGAAATTTCAAGTGTGGGACCTTGGAGGACAAACCAGTATCAG GCCATATTGGCGCTGCTACTATTCTAATACAGATGCAGTAATTTATGTGGTAGACAGCTGTGACAGAGACAGGATTGGCATTTCCAAATCTGAACTGGTTGCGATGTTAGAG GAAGAGGAGCTGAAGAAGGCCATTCTAGTGGTGTTTGCAAATAAACAAGACATGGAACAGGCAATGACTCCCACAGAGGTTGCAAATTCATTAGGTTTACCTGCTTTGAAGGATCGCAAATGGCAGATTTTCAAGACATCAGCTACAAAAGGCACTGGCCTTGATGAAGCAATGGAGTG GCTAGTGGAGTCTCTGAAGAGCCGGCAGTAG